A region from the Hippopotamus amphibius kiboko isolate mHipAmp2 chromosome 15, mHipAmp2.hap2, whole genome shotgun sequence genome encodes:
- the LOC130836352 gene encoding olfactory receptor 14A16-like, whose protein sequence is MENFTSGSTFFLMGFSDIREIQILHAVLFLLIYLAALLGNLLIIALTSKDHCLHTPMYFFLKNLSFLDLGLISITVPKSIMNSLTNHNTISFLGCVSQVFFFFLLATTEVALLTVMSYDRYIAICHPLRYDIIMNHGACVQMAASSWLSGCLSAILHTASTFSTPMCGAPEVHQFFCDVPQLLSLACSYNIGELVVIGLSLVLDFGCFVFIDISYIHIFSTVLRISSREGRSKAFSTCLPHLVVVTLFLSSGFFAYLHPLPKSPSLLDLLISVFYTVVPPTMNPLIYSLRNKDMKMALRRLRINGYF, encoded by the coding sequence atggaaaactttaCCTCTGGGAGTACATTCTTTCTTATGGGATTCAGTGATATTCGGGAGATCCAGATCTTACATGCTGTGCTATTTTTGCTAATTTACCTGGCAGCCCTGCTTGGGAATCTTCTCATCATTGCACTTACCAGCAAGGATCATTGCCTTCACACCCCAATGTACTTCTTCCTGAAGAACTTATCCTTCCTGGATCTCGGCCTCATTTCCATCACTGTCCCCAAATCCATCATGAACTCTCTGACGAATCACAACACCATTTCATTCCTTGGATGTGTTTCacaggtgtttttctttttcctcttagcCACTACAGAAGTAGCACTACTCACAGTCATGTCCTATGACCGCTATATTGCCATCTGCCACCCACTCAGGTATGACATCATCATGAACCATGGAGCCTGTGTACAGATGGCTGCCTCTTCTTGGCTCAGTGGGTGTCTCAGTGCAATACTGCATACGGCTTCTACATTCTCCACACCCATGTGTGGGGCTCCTGAAGTTCATCAGTTCTTCTGTGATGTCCCACAATTGCTCTCTCTTGCCTGTTCATATAACATTGGGGAATTAGTAGTCATTGGGCTCAGCCTAGTGTTAGATTTTGGCTGTTTTGTGTTTATTGATATTTCTTACATTCATATCTTCTCCACTGTGCTGAGGATATCCTCCAGAGAAGGCAGGTCCAAAGCCTTCTCCACATGCCTGCCTCACCTCGTTGTTGTGACTCTGTTTCTCTCCTCTGGGTTTTTTGCCTATTTACACCCATTACCCAAATCTCCATCACTCTTGGACTTGCTAATTTCAGTATTCTATACTGTGGTACCACCTACCATGAACCCcctcatctacagtctgagaaaTAAGGACATGAAGATGGCACTAAGGAGACTGAGaataaatggatatttttaa